CGGGCCCTGGAAAGAGCAgctaaagagaaagagaaggaaaatgacTCCGGTATTGCTCAAAATGTGAACCCCATTTCACACAATACTTCGTTTACCGAGCTTCTCACCGGTGGAATTAGCAGTGTTAACAACAATGCTACACTTCCCATTGAATGGACGCATCAAAACCCCGGTGGTGAGCCTAATGCATTGCATAAGGCGGCGAGGCAGTGGAGTTGTACAATCCCAATGGACTACTCCGAGTCCGGGATATTGGGGCCTTCGTCCGGAGTCCAGCACTCGTCGGGATTTTCTGGACATATCCCTTTAGGCAATTCCATTCCACAAGCAATGACAACATCGGCTGTAAATGCGAATAGTTGGGACCGTATGAAGTGTTTCAAGGCTTCATCTCCAGGAAGTGGGTTCTGTCCCTCAAGTACTAATAAGGTAAAtgcgatttttcttttttcttttttctttttttctttctggtgTGTCCCCTCAAGTCCATATCTCACTTCTATTTCCAGTAGTTGTGCTTTAGAGTTCTAACTTCTACCTCcatatgatgattttttttccttggaatcTGTCCGCGCGACATTATACGAAGCTTCACAGAACTAACTGCCCCTTTCAGTTGGTCCTTCCCTCAAACTTATAAGTGGGAAACATCATTTGACAATTTCTTTCAGTTGAAAGAACTGAAAGAAATGCTTCTCAGACAGTAGAATGTTGATCATATGCTGATACGCAATTTAACTTTGCAAAGTCCTGAACCAACTACTTCATAAATTCCACACCTTTGACTTTTTTGTTCTTACCATCGTCATGATTATCCTACGATCATTGTTATTGTTGTGTAGCTATTGTCTGGAGAGTGTTTGGTCTCAAATCGCGCAGTCAAGGGTTTCTGCCATGGAGAAGACAGGAAATGGTTCACCAGGGGATGTCCAAGAAACATGGGATGGCTCACACTTGTTGGCTTGATCACATTTTGCATCATGTTTTTCTCTTCTGGAATGGGAATCGTCCCCAGGATTTTGAACCCTGAGATATATCCTCCAAGGTATCGAGGCATCTGTGGAGGAATTGCTGCCTCTGCAAACTGGATCTCAAACCTCATTGTTCCACAGTCCTTCCTGACTTTAACGCATGCCTTTGGATCTTCCTGGACATTCCTCATATTTTTGGCCATTTCTGTTGTTGCCCTGTTATTTTCCTTGATCAACGTCCCAGAAACAAAGGGGCTTCCAATTTGAGCTAGGTGGAGAGTGCGTGCCTGCTCTAGATGAATTGATTTGCTGGACTGTTTGCGCTGGAATGTTCTAATTGCCGTGCTAGCTAATTTGATGCTTGATAAGGTTTGCTTATCTGCTGATATGTTGTCAGCATACGTAGTTTGTCCCATTGTTGGTCTGCATTGTTGTTGATGCAGCAGCAGTTGCTCTTCTAGTTTTGCTGTACAGTGGTATTGTCACTGGAATGTTGCTTCCTCTTGTCATCGAGTTGGTGTGCTGTTTTCTTGACGTAATCCTGTTGGTGTGTTGTTGTTTTCTGTTGCTACCGTACGCGTGGGTGTTGTCATAAGGGGTTGGGGTTAAGTTCCCCTTTATCATTACTTTCATGGCTCAAGAGTTATAAATATTACCCGAAGAAAACACAAGATGCCGGAGCTTAGAGCTTTGCACTTGATCAGGACCGGTTGGACAATCTGCCTGAAAATAAGTACCAACTCTTACAGCACTCCCACCAATGACTTTTTTATCTTATCCTTTAAGATACATTaccaaaatctattttttatattttttatattgatttttataatatgtcatatatcagtttatttattttttcttcatatcatttaaatattatattttttaatattttttattcatttcaaatatattatctaactatcaataatatccttatatcttttgatatttacaatatctcttcatatacaatgtcatataattatgttctattttaaattaatccaaatttataagctaaatcaaaatataaattaattcaaaaaataaaaagaagagattatttTTTCTGATCATTTCAAACTTTGATGAGCAACATGCAGAATGTGggatttgtttttacaaaatgaaatagaTAGTATCAGTAAACCCAAAGCCATCAACGACCTAAATCATTTCATGCTTGGCCTGTTAGTCAGTTCGACATTTTAACAAGCATCTCTTGTGTGGGTGACAATGCCAATAAGACACCCTACACCCTACGGATCTTATTAGTTCAGATGCATGCCAATGCCTTATGTTCAAAtccaaatcatatttttttataaatgaaaaacttCATGGTTTTGCCATGCTTAACAATTTTCTATTTGCTTCATGACTGCAGTTATTTCcatataagttttaaaattgatgTTCTACACACTTGTTTTCTTGTGATGGCCAAAACTAAGCCCAAGATAAACCTCTCAAACAAGCCATATATAACCTTTATAAAAAAGACTACGGACAACGAAATGAAAGGGTAACGGCAAGTAACTACGCACAAAATTagttacaagaaaaaaaattgcgcACCAACAAACCAATAGAAATGGATAAAATCCAAGTACTCTAGATTGAATTTTATTGTGCATACCGTTGACAATAAAGCTGGGATCTTTTTGATGTCtactgtaaaaaaatataattaagtcACTTCCTCTAAAACCATTACCATATCTTCGAAGTTGGAGGTCTATCTTCCAAATATGAGCAAATAAAGAGAGCCTtcttacttaattaaattctcTTACAAGCTTTCAAACACCCAAAGCTTTTAAGACTATTTTACCAGTTCTAAAAAAACCTACCCACCAACACAtaaacaaactccaaatttcGATAACTTTCCTGGGAGCCGAATAGAAACTCAACAAAATCCAGAAAAGGGCAAAAAAATGGATAGTAATAggtcaaaaaaaattttaatcttcaCCTCAACCGTGAGAGCATAGCTTGAAGACAATGGATGATCGGTGATGGAGTCAACAAGCGAAGTCGAGGAAGATGGGAGGCTCCGATTCTATCTTTGGCACCAAACAAAGAGAAAGCGTGGGAGCGAGTGAGGTCCAAATGTGAATAGAAAGAGTTGAAGAAATGAGAAACtcaggaggaggaggagtgagaaattaattaaaaatatttacattgaTGAATAGAATCCTCTACATCTAGTAGTTTCTTGTAGCTCAatgtaaaaatgtttttaaaatagaagatcCGATGGAGGGTGTTTTGAgagcatttctttatatttttagagaaaaatgtattatacaACATCCGTTGAGAGTGCTCTTGTGTTGACATTGGTATATCTAGGACATTGTaaccaataaaaattaatgtttaaaacCAAATAACCCAATCCGTATTCCATTTACTTGGAGCCAATTGAATGGTTGTTTCTAGATCCCATATTGTCTCTGTCTTCCATTTGCACCCTCTTCCGTTTTGGAACTTCATGAAGAATCTCTTGGCTCCTAAAAATATAggcataatatattaatatttatgtaattccACGTCAAAGCGTTAAtccttgatatttattttagccAGTCTTTGGGTTAGCTTCACCTTGGTAATTGGGCTGCTCCACGTTCTGGTATAACAGGCTTAATGCACTGAGGCCCATCCACTTCTTGGAGCTATGAGAGCCCAATTCATGTCGTATTAGCGTCTACTCTGACTCAAACCCAATCAGAGTTTGTCGGCCACTAGTTCACGCACTCAACGTGTCGATCGGTGTTTGTGATCTTTTTTCGAATATGGTTCAGCTTTTACATCGAAGCTATTCGAAACAATGCCTGAGAGGGACTTTGGGTTCTTTGTGGTAATTCATAATTCATAGCTCAGAGATGGAGCGTTGGCCTTGTTTCCATAAACGCAGCTATCGGATAATGTGAAAACCTCCGGACGCAGTGAGTTTATCATATATGATGGTCAGAACTCAGAGGGTTTGATATATAATGGGTTGAGATCTTGCTGTCTCACTGTGCATTACATCCATGGACGAATGGggatttttttaagtgtttgaCGAAATGTCCCAGTGGGATCTGCTGTTCTTAATGGAATCAGATGATCTTATTGCTTCAGCATTGGAAAACAATCATTTTGAGCTTTATTATCAGTCACTAGTAGTATTAAATTAAGCCCTTGCGTGACCCTGGTGTAACAGCTAATCCAcattaaaatcacaaaaattatatcCACAATACGTCAAAACTTGCATCTTTACATTGAGTTTTTactaatgtgtttttttttttttttttgctgaaaTATTAGCTCCATCTCCTTTTCTAgagtttaattatttcaaaagttGGTAAGTGATTTAAGAAGTTATTAGTCACATCTAAATTCTAGGCTATAATGATCTAAATTTAAGAATAAGTTTGAACTTTAAGTTACAATATTAGAAACTTGATGGAATTACTTATACAGTTCAAATTGTACCCAACAAATATCCAGTTtgaaatttgatataattttattcaacttatttataatttaccTACTAATTAAGTGCGAGCAACTTAACAAATAtcgaaatatattatataaatcgTTTCggtaaattattctaaaataatgaAGATTGCATAGGGGCTTATATATgggagagaaatgctttagctataaaaagattttataaaggtaaactcacaaactaatgtaatttgatatgttactacattaaattgtaaagttaattttattgtaaagtatattTGACGTATCATAcaaaattacgttaatttgtgaatttatttttgtaaaatctcttaGTGACTAACACTTTCCTATATGGGataccataaaaataaataaataaactgattTGATACTTCAAATACGTACCTTACTTGTCAATCCGATACTAATGATTTTTCTACGGATTATTCTCTAGTAATTGTTAACACAATAAGAGCTGGTAATtgttaagaaaaataagatcAGAAAAGTATAGAAAAAACGAAATCAATGAAACACAAACACAACTAGACTTACTTGATTTGGCAACGTATTTACTTCCATAgagtagcaaaaaaaaaaatttagataaaagaGCGATATTATGCAGCTTTTAGGAGTGTAACGGATCcggttttggacatattttagatCCGAAccagtatataccggttttgagatttgaagaaccaaTACCGCACCGGCTACacccctaaaccggtacttctagTTTTACCGGTTCCGATCTTGTTCGGTTCGATTTTttcggtatattatatatataatatgttatatatattatagtatataataatatagtgataatatattataattatattatagtatataataatatagtgataatatattataattatattatagactataatgatatattataatatataatataatgatatattatagtatattataatatatagtgatattgtattagtataactactaatactatagactacagtaataatatatagttatttatataggactttaacttttaaatagtaatttagcatataatacaaaattattttatatataattatatatattagatatcaaaattatatataatataaaatatcatataaaaaaattaaacatatattgtgtatataaaaaattgatccGATTTACTGGTTCCCCAGTTTTTTCTCACCCCTAGCAACCGTACAgaaatattgtgtatatatatatggcaaacCTCAATTGGCGACTGTACaagagtttaataaaatatataataaacccgACCTAATTAGCTTGTCCGGGTCATGTTAAGAGCCAAAAAACTGGTCCAAAAGTTTTTCCAGGAGCATCACTTCAGCTTAGGCCAATATACTCCATGACCCAAGCCTCGTTGAAgatctattaaaaaatcacaataaattATTGTCGAATTGGATCATCAAATCCAGCCTCCACAAAATAGAACACCCCACACAAAAAACCCGATAGTAATCGAAAGCACTCTCTCACCTGCCAATAAAGTTGACGTTAAACAACTTGACCTCCAATTCCACCCCTAAAATCTCATGCACCCTAAAGAGGAGTGACCACTTGACTCTTTGTATATGTTGTAAGAGTTCTATTTGAACTTTATGTCCCGCTCATCCATATTATGATAGAGTTTTGAATAGTTCAAAGAGTTATAATGGGATAAAAATTCTTAAGAAATAAGATTGACTCTTAATCTCTAATCATAGTCAAATTTAAAGACTTAGATTTCATGATAgccagaaatctataaatagcaTTAAAGGATTAGAGGGTTCTCACCTATAATATtagagtgcctctagccatcgaGAGATACTAATGAGGCCAAGTTACTAAGGTAATCATTTTCTCATAATCAAATtcatttcttcatcaaacagatgGAGAAAAGTACgtcttttattattgttgtttattattatagatcataaaaaattaaaaattcaattattaatattcatgttaaaatatctaacatattatagatcatagaaaataaaaaatctaattattaatgttcatattaaaatatctaacatatatatccgatatctctctctctgctgcGCTCTAAATGATTAGGATCAACGTTCATGTGCCTGAGAAGAAAGGATTAGGAGCATAGagtcaaagaaaacaataaaataaaaaaaaggacaaaagaaGTGGTGCACTTGTGGAAAAAGGTGCGAACTGTCCCCTTCGCATGATGATCAACACGTAAGATTGTAAAACACAGTTTCATATAATTGACCATACGTAGATATagagataatattttaaataagcaCAAATACTTGGATTGTATACAGAGAAGTCAAGATCAATTGTAGAAGCTAGCTAGATCCTGCCCAACCTGTGATCAAATCGATCTTACTGGCCGGCACTTGAGATATGAAACTCAAAAGCAACACTGCGTGCGTACGTGAAAGTGACAACGCTAGAACTAGGTCAAACTACACAGCATTTGCTCGACTCATCTGAATTTGGGCCCTCTTGAGAGTATCTTATCTTCACGCTATCTATGGCATGCATGCACTTTGTGTTGTGATGGTTTTCGCCTCTACTTTCTTTAATTGGACCTGTcaattatgagattttgaaagatCAAGACATTGCACTTTGGACAACAAAAGCTAAACCTGAGAACCGAGTCAACTTATAGCTTGCCACTTTTACGTGGTTGAGTGAAATAATGGCTCTTTACCAAACAGGCGAAAAGGATATCAAAATCTTTGGAAGAGACTGTGAGGGAGGGGAGCGCGTTGTGCTTGTTTTCCtgagtttttttccttttttttttttggttatttttttgtCTACTTTCCATCTATCTCAAACTAGAAACCTCTTTTGGAATTGGGATTTTGAAATCATTGCATTGCATACCGGAGttttttttcaggaaaaaaGATGTGAAAATCGTGTTTGTGCTGTGGAAGAATCTGCCATGATAATGTGACATCATGCTTTTAGTGATTGGAAAATAGGAGTAACTCAGATAGACTAGTTCCATGCACTCGAGGAAGATCAGAAACTTGAAATTTCATTGTCTTAGAACAAGCATTGGTCGATGCTTACTGATGGTACTGATCAAAGGCTACGTATCACTGTGCCAGAAAGTTTTCACTGTTCCTTCTTCGagaaatatataacattttcatgaTTTTAAACGCTCTATGATCAgtctctcattttatataatgacCCATTATTTAAAGCTTAGCGCCCCAACAGTCCTAAGATGCTTAGAGCCCCAAAAATAAGTCCCGTCTCTTCTTCCCACAATCCAATATTTTTTGACACACAAGATGAGGCCAATAAAACAGTGGCTTTGGGCTGCTTAAATCGAGCAGTTTATTCTCTccccaagctagctagctaacctCATGTAGACTTGAGAGTGTTTATTTATTGTGGAGTTGGATTTATTTGTTGAGTAATTTACACACAGTTATGAAGTGTACAAGTACTgtgtaataatttttaaaaagagttgagtctattattaaaaaattattattttttcaaataaatctcatatttattcactttttttaaaataattgtactgTATATGCGTactcacgactacaactatATATCGTTTCTCCTCTTTGTTTTATCAACCACAACgtagaaaagaaagagagactTGAGAAAACAAATCCACGATTAATTAGCTTGTTTAATTAATACATGATCTGTCATGATAtctaataataaagaaaagggTGCCATTTATGCGAGAAGGGTCATCGAGAATCTGTCCAGATCTGCTGTTATATGTGCCAGATCTATCAAAAACGCATTCCACGTACATGTCCGTGAAAAGCCCCTTCTTGAGGCTTTGGATTTGCTGATCATGAGACTGAGGCCCCCATGCAGCACGAGGGCATAGCTTTTGGCAATCCGCAATTCAGACCGTTTTATTGATTGTGGATGCGTGCCAACCAGCTTAATTAAGACAACCTGATGGATGAAGCAAATTATAACTCCTTGGAGTCGTGGGAATTAAAAATAGGTCTAGTACCTAGTACTTATAAGcttttacatacatacatacatatatatatatatatagtagcggTAAACCTACGTGTGAGGCACGATTGTCctgtattattataaaataaattgttcaaaaatataaacatctagtatacaaaaaaaaaaaaaaaaaaatcaggtaaATGAGAATAATATAACTTATTCAAGTTGCAACCTACAGTTACATAATGTACTACATGTATTTGACATGGTATACTACAGTCTTATCGTATCATAATCTTGCTAAAGACTATAACATGTGTCGGTTAATTAataatacacatatatataaataaataaattttaatttctaatcACTTTAAATTAGTGGACAATATTGGTCGGAGATTGGACTAAAAAGATTTTGCTTAAGAAACAAGGCAACTCATCAtcactgatcatcatgatcacgtACATCATACCTGATCTTCACCATTACACCTGATCTCGATCATTAATGATATTAtcttctaataaaaattatgctaaacATGTTGCATGTCTCACCCAGATCAAATTAATCAATACCCTCCATCCAATCagaatcttttttaatttttatttctttattaattaattaattaattaattaattatatcgtTGAAGGCCAGCCTTGTACTCAACATGCATGCCTTTAgattattagattaattaatacgattatataatatttaagactCGAGAGCTTTCAAGGTCATTGTCATAATTTTgtcaaataaaagtaaaatttaaaaataataataataatttgaaaaaataaattaaagtgtCAGTGtcatcaaaattaataataatttgttataatttattcCTATCAAGGTCCAGACAAGATCCTTCACACAAATGTAATCAAGCAAAAATCCTGGTGAATGTTGACAGTACTTCATGCattggtgtgtatatatatactagtggtggctaacgtgcaaagcacgtttgccatgtctggttaattaaataaataaataatttctaatattaaaataatttaatatatatgaataaaattattatttatttatattcatcatttattatggaatttaaattatattaaaaatttaaattaattatatagtttttttctattaaaaatattcagtaaaactttatcatttatttaatgatgaaaaaataatattttataaattaaagttgattttaagtgtatgatatagtattattctcttaaaaatattcagtaaaattttatcttttacttaatgatgaaaaattaatattttataaattaaagttaattttaagtgtatggtagaatatttatattttagttatttgttttatgttagtttaaatcaatatttaaacttctatcgttagattaaatctgaagattaaagatgaagggttgtaatttaaaacctaaaaactaattttaatttcttaaaaatatttagtaaaattttatcatttatttaatgatagaagattaatatttaataaaataaatttgatagtttatgtataatatgatatttatatattaattatttaaattttaaattagtttaaattaatgtttaaatttctattgttagatcaaatctaaaaatttaaaatgaagaattgagattaatttcttaaaaatatttaataaaattttattatttatttaatttatttcaatatttttaattaaattaatatttatgtatatttaaatcaatattttaattttttattgttaaatcattttgaagatcccaaaatgaaagaagtaagtgaataaattcctatattttttcttttctccctcacttttccctcccctctctctctcctccctcggctCACGCTTACGCGGTACGCTGCCTCTcctcccagccgaatcttcGTCTACCCAGCccgacgccgccgtgcgtcggtgagtctcaccgcctcttccaccggcaccatctcactccggcgagtcctcccacaccggtctccctctctcacgctctcttcctctctctcggctgtgcaCAGCGCGAATGGGTTTGATActgctgcgccgccgtacgccatccttctgcgccaccacctccacggtagtctcctctcccaccggccatccccctccagccagctcggcctccatctccgtgccgtttgctcccacgaaatctacctctctcttgcacgggttctccacacccacggcgcagctccacctcctctggccaccacaccaccaccgggacctcctttCGCCACAGACCACCTCTCGTAGCCGTCCTCACgcccagccgagccaccatggatgctcaccttc
This genomic interval from Juglans regia cultivar Chandler chromosome 3, Walnut 2.0, whole genome shotgun sequence contains the following:
- the LOC109011062 gene encoding uncharacterized protein LOC109011062 produces the protein MEAPACKFPRVGNGRNDSSRIGSKGGSDHYPDDEEDGELNRAGNVVPGSDAGGNANRIRGWNHSRIIRVSRASGGKDLHSKVWTSKGLRDRRVRLSVTTAIQFYDLQDRLGYDQPSKAVEWLIKAAADAIAELPSLNSSFPDTPKQLSDEKRASGGTEQGLDSAEVEVDGDLNFQQSQSQHLSLSKSACSSTSETSKGSRSSLSRSEIRVKEGERALERAAKEKEKENDSGIAQNVNPISHNTSFTELLTGGISSVNNNATLPIEWTHQNPGGEPNALHKAARQWSCTIPMDYSESGILGPSSGVQHSSGFSGHIPLGNSIPQAMTTSAVNANSWDRMKCFKASSPGSGFCPSSTNKLLSGECLVSNRAVKGFCHGEDRKWFTRGCPRNMGWLTLVGLITFCIMFFSSGMGIVPRILNPEIYPPRYRGICGGIAASANWISNLIVPQSFLTLTHAFGSSWTFLIFLAISVVALLFSLINVPETKGLPI